One window from the genome of Nicotiana sylvestris chromosome 9, ASM39365v2, whole genome shotgun sequence encodes:
- the LOC104237090 gene encoding mannan endo-1,4-beta-mannosidase 1-like: MSFTTTSCISGLLLLFLALTCEARVPKNANVGFIAVNGAHFELNGSSFLFNGFNSYWLMHVAAEPSERYKVTEVLKDASAAGLSVCRTWAFSDGGDRALQISPGVYDERVFQGLDFVISEAKKYGVRLILSFVNNWNDFGGKAQYVQWARNVGAQINGDDDFYTHPMLKDYYKNHIKKVITRFNTITKVAYRDDPTIMAWELINEPRNQADYSGKTINAWVQEMASFVKSLDKKHLLEVGMEGFYGDSVPERKQVNPGYQVGTDFISNHLINEIDFATIHAYTDQWVSGQSDEAQLAWMQRWVTSHWEDAKTILKKPLVLSEFGKSSRDQGYNLNSRDTFMGSVYRNIYNLAKEGGSMAGSLVWQLMAHGMENYDDGYCIVLGQNPSTTGIISGQSHAMTTLANRIE; this comes from the exons ATGTCTTTTACAACAACGAGCTGTATTTCTGGCCTTCTGCTCTTGTTTCTAGCTCTCACATGCGAAGCTAGGGtcccaaaaaatgcaaatgtaGGTTTTATAGCAGTTAATGGTGCCCATTTTGAACTGAATGGATCCTCATTTCTATTCAATGGTTTCAACTCGTATTGGTTGATGCATGTTGCTGCTGAACCTAGTGAGAGGTACAAAGTCACTGAGGTTCTTAAAGATGCATCCGCTGCCGGTCTATCTGTTTGTCGCACATGGGCTTTCAGTGATGGAGGTGACAGAGCATTACAAATATCACCTGGAGTTTACGATGAACGTGTTTTTCAG GGTTTGGATTTTGTGATATCGGAAGCTAAGAAATATGGTGTTCGCTTAATCTTGAGTTTTGTGAACAATTGGAACGACTTTGGAGGAAAAGCTCAATATGTCCAGTGGGCACGGAATGTCGGGGCTCAGATAAACGGCGACGACGATTTCTATACTCATCCTATGCTCAAAGATTATTACAAGAACCACATCAAG AAAGTTATTACAAGATTCAATACCATTACAAAAGTTGCTTACAGAGATGATCCAACAATTATGGCATGGGAACTCATTAATGAGCCCCGTAATCAAGCTGATTATTCTGGAAAAACTATTAAT GCTTGGGTTCAAGAAATGGCAAGTTTTGTGAAGTCACTTGACAAAAAACACTTGTTGGAGGTAGGAATGGAAGGATTTTATGGCGATTCAGTTCCTGAAAGGAAGCAAGTTAATCCCGGTTATCAAGTGGGAACAGATTTTATCAGTAACCATCTTATCAATGAGATTGATTTTGCCACTATCCATGCGTACACTGACCAGTG GGTATCTGGACAAAGCGATGAAGCTCAATTGGCATGGATGCAAAGGTGGGTGACAAGCCATTGGGAAGATGCAAAAACCATACTAAAGAAACCTCTAGTACTATCTGAATTTGGCAAGTCTAGTAGAGATCAAGGATACAACCTTAATTCAAGAGACACATTCATGGGTAGTGTATATAGAAATATCTACAATTTGGCAAAAGAAGGGGGAAGCATGGCAGGAAGCTTAGTATGGCAACTTATGGCACACGGAATGGAGAATTATGATGATGGTTATTGTATTGTTTTGGGACAAAACCCTTCGACTACAGGGATAATTTCAGGCCAATCACATGCCATGACAACTTTGGCTAATCGCATTGAGTGA